The sequence GGCCGCGCCGTTCTGCTCCTTCACGGCCGCCAGGTAGGCGAGGTACAGCCACTGGACCGCCTCCCGGCCGGTGCGGGCCGGGCCGGAGAGGTCGTGGCCATGGGCCGAGGCCATCTCCTTGAGCTCGGCGAGTGCCCGGATCTGCTCGGCGAGTTCTCCCCGCTCGCGGACGGTCTCCTTGAGCCGGCCCGGATCGGCGGGCACGGCGTCCAGTTCGGTCTTCTCGGGGAGCTTCGCGACCACCAGCCGGTCCACGCCGTAGAGGGCGACCCGGCGGTGGTCGCCGGTGATGCGACCGCGCCCGTAGGCGTCGGGCAGTCCGGTGATGGCGCCGGCCTTCCTGGCGGCACGGATCTCGGGGGTGTAGGCGTCGAAGACGCCGTCGTTGTGGGTTTTGCGGTACTGGGTGAAGACCTTCTCCAGGACCGGGTCGACCGGGTAGCCGTACGTCCTCAGCGCGCCCGCCACCATCCGCCGGCCGCCGTTGGGCATGATCGCCCGCTTCAGTGGGGCGTCGGTCTGGAGGCCGACGATCAGTTCGCGTTCGCGGTCGATGTACCCGGGAGCGTGGGCGGTGATGGTGGAGGGGACGTCGTACGCCACGTCGTGCACGCCGCGGGTCCGCTCCTCGGGGAAGCGGACCGTGACCCGCCGCCACACGGCGAGGGTGCGTTCGGTGGGGCCGCCGAGGAAGAAAGCGTCACCCACGTAGGGGGTGCGGTTGTGGGGATGAAGTCGCGGATGTCGACGGTGTCCCGCCGGCGGCCGCTCTTGAAGGTGTCCCAGGCGTGGACGGTGCGTTCCTGCTGTGAGGTGGTCATCTCCGGGTTCCTCTCAGTCCTGGTTGCCGTAGTAGGCCCGGCGCATCAGCCGCCGCATGTCGGCGAGCATCGGCATCCGGGGGTTGGCGGGAGCGCACTGGTCCTCGTAGGCGTTCATCGCCAGCTGCGGCAGGGCGGTCAGGAAGGCTTTCTCGTCCACTCCGGCCGACTTGAACGAGTTCGGGATGCCGACGCGGTCGCGCAGGTCCTCGACGGCCGCCGCGAGGGACTCGACGCCCTGGTCCGGGGTCGCGGCGGGCAGCCCCAGCATGCGGGCGATCGTCTGGTAGCGCTCGGGGGCCACGTAGTTCCGGTACTTGGGCCAGCCGGTGACCTTGGTCGGGGCGGAGCCGTTCCAGCGGATGACGTGGGGCAGCAGCAGGGCGTTCGTCCGTCCGTGGGTGATGCGGAAGGTGGCGCCCAGGGTGTGTGCCATGGCGTGGACGGCGCCGAGGAAGGCGGAGCCGAAGGCCATGCCGGCGATGGTCCCGGCGTTGTGCATCTTCTCCCGGGCCTCCGGGTCGTCCGGTGCGGCGGTCACGGCCCGTTCCAGGTGGTCGAAGATCAGCCGGATGCCCTGGAGGGCGAGGCCGTCGGTGAAGTCGTTGGCGTAGACCGAGACGTAGGTCTCGATGCAGTGGGTGAGGGCGTCGAACCCGGTGTCGGCGGTAACGTTCGCTGGGAGGCCGGTGGTGAGGGCAGGATCGACGATGGCCACGCTCGGTGTGAGCGCGTAGTCGGCAAGCGGGTACTTCTGGCCGGTGGCGGTGTCGGTGATCACGGCGAACGGCGTGACCTCGCTCCCGGTGCCCGACGTGGTGGGGACGCACACCAGTTTCGCCCTCTCGCCGAGGTCGGGGAAGGTGAAGGCGCGCTTGCGGATGTCGAAGAACTTCTCCTTCAGGTCGGCGAAGTCGACCTCCGGGTGTTCGTACATCAGCCACATGACCTTGGCCGCGTCCATCGGCGAGCCGCCGCCGAGCGCAATGATGGTGTCCGGCTGGAACTCCCGCATCAGCGCGGCGCCCTTGCGCACCGTGTCGATGCTCGGGTTGGGTTCCACGTAGTCGACGACCCGCACCTCGACGGGCTCGCGTCGCCGTTCCAGTACGGCCCGTACCCGCTCCAGGTGTCCGATCGCCACCATGGTGTGGTCGGTGACGACGACGATCCGGCGGGCGTTGGGCATGTCGGCGAGGTACTTGACGGAGCCGCGTTCGAAGTAGATCTTCGGCGGGACCTTGAACCACTGCATGTTGGTGTTGCGCCGCCCGATCTTCTTGATGTTGACGAGGTTCAGGGCCGAGACGTTCCCGGCGACCGAGTTGTGCCCGTAGCTGCCGCAGCCAAGAGTCAGCGACGGGGTGAAGGCGTTGTAGATGTCGCCGATGCCGCCCTGCGAACTCGGCGCGTTCCAGATGATCCGGCAGGCCTTTACCGCGTGGCCGAACTCCTCGGTGAACGCCGCGTCCTCGGTGTGCACGGCGGCCGAGTGACCGAGCCCGTCGAACTCGACCATGGCAGAGGCGAGTTCGACGCCCTCCTGTCGGGATCCGGCGGTCAGGACGGCGAGGACCGGGCAGAGCTTCTCCCGGGTGAGCGGTTCGGCAGGCCCGACCCGTTCGCAGTCGGCCAGGATCACCGAGGTGTCGGCCGGGACCTCGAACCCGGCGGCGGTCGCGATCTCGGCGGCGGTGCGGCCCACCGCCGCGGCGTTCAGCTTCGCGCCCGCGCAGGAGGTCCCGCCGTCCGCTCCGAACAGGTAGCGCTCCAGCAGCGCCTTCTGTTCGGCGTCGGCGTGGTGCGCCTTCAGCTTCCGGAACTCCGCGAGCGCCGCGTCGCGGATGTCCGCGTCCAGGACCACCGCCTGCTCGGAGGCGCAGATCATCCCGTTGTCGAAGGTCTTCGACAACACGATGTCGTTCACGGCCCGCCGCAGGTCCGCGGTCCGTTCGACGTACGCCGGCACGTTACCCGCCCCCACGCCGAGCGCGGGCTTGCCGCAGCTGTAGGCGGCCCGCACCATCCCGTTGCCGCCGGTGGCCAGGATCGTGGCCACACCCAGGTGGCGCATCAGGGCCTCCGTGGCCGCCATCGAGGGCTCCTCGATCCACTGGATGCAGTGGACCGGAGCGCCGGCCGCCACCGCCGCGTCCCGGACGACCCTGGCCGCCTGCGCCGAGCAGTGCCGCGCGGCGGGGTGGAAGGCGAAGACGATCGGATTGCGGGTCTTCAGCGCCAGCAGTGCCTTGAAGATCGTGGTGGAGGTCGGGTTGGTGACCGGAGTGACGCCCGCCACGACGCCGACCGGCTCGGCGATCTCCACGATGCCGTCGATCTCGTCCCGGCGGACGACGCCGACGGTCCGGGTCCGGGCCATCACATGGGTGACGTTCTCGCAGGCGAAGACGTTCTTGACGGCCTTGTCCTCGAACAGTCCCCGGCCGGTCTCCTCCACTGCGAGCAGGGCGAGCCCGGTGTGCTCGGCCAGGGCGGCGAGGGAAGCCTTCTTGACGATGTGGTCGATCTGCTCCTGGGTGAAGGAGCCGTACTCCTCAAGTGCCTTGAGGGCTGCGGTGACCAGGCGGTCGACGGCTGGGGCGGGAGCGGGAAGCACGCCCTCGGGTGACGTGCTCGCCTCGTGCTCAGGGCGGGAGGTCATGCTGGACTGCCTTTCCGGTCATCGTTCGACTACGGGCGCCGACGGTGTCGCTTGCGCCTTCGGTTCCAGGGTTTCTCGTGCGGGCGCCGCGGGGGATTCGGCCAATGGGACCTTCTCGCCGTCCGAAGGCCCCTACCGCGAGAGGAGTTGTCCGATGTCCTGTGTGGGGATCAGCTGTGCGGTACCACGGTCACCGCGGCGTGCGCGTGGTGGAGGGCCGACTGGACCGCCGGACCGGGTGGGCCCCGTCAGTGGACGTCTGACTGCGCGTCAGCCCAGGAGCACGATTTCGACTCCGTGCGAGGGGACACGGCTCTGGACGGCTCGCAGCCCGCAGCCCCGGTCCGCGGCCTGCTGGTACGCGAACGCTAGGACTTCGTCGCACGGTCGGTCGCCCTCAACCCCCACCACGATCTCGCCTGACGTCCCGACAGGGTGGTCCGCGTAGGCCTGGACCAGGATGACGGGGCACAGGGAGCGCGCCGCCCTCCGCAGCCCGACCGAACCGACCAGCAGACCGGTGAACCCGCCGAGGCCGCGCGACCCCAGGACCAGCGTTGCACGGACCGGTCCGGACAAGCCCCACGAGAAGCCCGACAGCGTGGCCTGCGACAAGGCACGCAGCAGCGGGCCCTGCCACGCCCACCTGCGCAAAACCGGTATCCGGCACACGATCCCGGAGAGGACCGACAGCCTGGGCCGTCCGCCTGCGCAAGGGATCGCGAGGCGAACCACCACCCGCTTCGACGAGGAGCACTACAGGAAGCGCAACACGGCAGAACGAGCCGTCAACAAGCCCGATCACGTCCGAGCGTCGGCCACCGGACTACGACAAGTGCGGTTACGTCCACCTCGGCACATTGACCGCAGAAGCCCTCTTGGTATGGCTCCGCACGTGATCGATCGGACAGCACTCAGCCGTTCTTGCAGCCGACGGGGCCGAGCAGGCCGCGGACGCAGTCACGCAGCCGGTGGCTTGGCTCCGTGCGGCTGAAACGGTGGCCGATACGGGAAGACAGCCCTTCGAGATCCCGCTGGGGTATGAGCCGGCGGACACGGGAAGAGGTCGTTCGGCCGCCTCGTCGAGGTAGCGGAAGTCGGCCATGTACCGCTGGACCTTGGCGACGTACGCGACGGTTTCCCGGATGGGCGGCACACCGTTGGCCTGTTTCACGGCAGTCGGTCCCGCGTTGTAGGCGGCAAGCATGTTCTTGATGCGGTCACCCGGGACATTCCTGGTCTGGTGAGCCAGGTGGCAGTTGTACCGGGCCTGCGCCGGGATGGCGTGCGCCGGGTTGAACACGTCCTTCTCGGGATCGGGGCGGCCGTCCTTCGAAGCGAACTCGTTCCACGTGTCCTGGGTGAACTGCGCGATGCCCTTGGCTCCCGCCGGGGAGACCGCACGCGCGTTGAAACCCGACTCGGTGAAGAGCTGGCTCGCCAGAAGTGAGGGGGTGACATCGGGGCAGGTCTTCGCGGCGTAGAGGACCAGCGGTACGAGGTCGGCGGGCAGGCGTGGGGCATGCATGTGGCGCCCAGAACCGCTCAGGTACTGCACTATCAGGACGGTCGCCAGCGCAAGGGTTGCGACGAGTGCCGCCCCAATGTGGCCACGTCTGTATCTGATCGCGTCAATGGAGCCGGCAGATGACCCGCCCTCGGGTCCAGCTGCGTCCGGTCTGCTCCTCCTGGCCGGAATTAACCTCCAGCGCACAGGGCCCCTCCTTCACATAGGCGGTGTGTGTTCCGTCGATCGTCCAGCGCCGAGACGGCTCGCGCACCCCCTCATGGCCCAGGACTCACTGCCGTGACCATCAGACCGCCTTGAGCTGCCGAGTGCCTTTGGAGGACGAACCCGCCGAGAGCGCTTCGGGCCAGTGCTGTTGACTTGTGCTCAGGTAGTCGGTTCCTTGTGCTTCGTCCCTGTACGCCCTGACGTTCCGTGGATCAGGGTGGGTCTGCAGCATCCGAGTCGGGAGCTCTGAATGCCGCGGTGCTGTCGGAACGCGGTGAGCCCTTCCCTTTTCCCTGAGGAGCCGTGTTGGTCCGTTTTGCAATGCCCCGAGGATGTGTCCGCTTCGCCTCAGTGTTTCTCGCTGGAGTGGTCGTGATCGGCCCCGTGCCTCTCGTGCCGAATGCGGGTCCGTCCGGCTCCGGGGAGATTGCCACGACGAGCCCGGAGTCCCGCAGGCTCGCCGGAGGCCGGATCGTGCTCTCCTACCGGGGACTGCGGCCGCCGGAGGCGGCGTTGGAGATGATTCGGCACGGCCATGCTGCAGGCGTGATCATCTTCCGGGAGAACGTCAGCAGTGTCGAGCAACTCGCCGATTCTGTGATTCGGTTGAAGAGAGCCGCAGCCGAGGCGCCGGACGCCCGCCCCCTGCTGCTGATGACCGACCAGGAGGGCGGGCCGGTGCGTCGCTTGCCGGGCGGACCCGAGACGTCCGCCCGCCGCGCCGAGTCCGGCGCCGGCCAGGGCATCGCCGCCGCGGCCGCCCTCGGCATCGTGGGGCTGAACGTCAACCTTGCACCCGTCCTGGATGTCTTCGACAGCCCCGGCAACTTCATCGACCGCTTCGAGCGCTCCTTCGCCCAGGACCCTGTGAAGGTGGCCGAGTTGGGTCGCGCCTTCGTCGTTGCCCAGCAGGCGCGGGGCGTGGCCGCCACGGCGAAGCACTTTCCCGGTCTGGGTAGCGCAGGGCCCGAGGACAACACTGATGAACGCCCGGTCACACTCTCCGTTCCGCTGGAACGGCTCCGCCAGTACGGCGAGGAACCGTATCGTGCCGCCATCGCAGCCGGAGTTCGCCTCGTGATGCTCTCCTGGGCCGTCTATCCGGCCCTCGATCCCGTCCGGCCGGCGGGTCTGTCGCGCACCGTGGTCGGCGGGGAACTTCGGGGCCGCCTCGGCTTCCGAGGGGTCACCATCACCGATGCGCTCGAAGCCCGTGCCCTCGCGCAGATCGGAGGCACTGGCGCCCGGGCCGTGGCTGCCGCCGACGCAGGCATGGACGTGCTGCTGTGTTCGGGACAGGACCCGCGGCAGGCCGAGCAGGCCGGTGCAGCGCTCGCGCTGGCCCTGGAAACCGGACGGTTGGACCGTCGGTCGTTCGACGAGGCACTCAGCAGGATCCAGGAACTGCGCACGTCACTGAACTGAACCTCCGGGGCCCGGCAGTCGGCGCCCGACGACGGGCCGGTCCCGGAACTCCTGACCCGATGCTTGAAACCAACCCGAGGAAACCGGTGCCTCTCCGTCCCAGCTTCACAAGGTCCATTGCCGCAACCGCCGCACTCCTCATGGCAGTACCGGCTGCCACAGCCGCAGGGGCGCTGCCGCGGTCGTTGGTCGGCCTCATCGGACTGAAAGCCAAGGGCGCTGTCCTGATCGACGCAGCCGATGGTCGAACGATGTGGGCTCAGGACCCCGGGACCGGACGACAGCCGGCAAGCGCCACCAAGATCATGACTGCCCTTGTCGTGCTTGATCGGCCCGTTGCCGACCTCGAACGGGAGGTCACCGTGGAACAGGCATATGCCGACTACGTCAATCGTGAACATGCGAGCAGCGCCGACCTGCAGCCCGGCGATCGACTTACAGTGCGTCAGCTGCTCTACGCAATGCTTCTCCCCTCGGGGTGTGACGCGGCGTTCGCGCTCGCGGACGCCTTCGGCGCCGGTATCACCGCGACGGACCGTACCCGCTCGTTCGTCCGGGCGATGAATGAGAAGGCCCGGAACCTCGGCCTCTTGGAGACTGAATTCAGCTCCTTCGACGGCGTCGCCGAAATGGGCCACAACATCACCACGCCACGGAACCTCGCCGAACTCGCCCGCAATGCGATGAAGAATGCAACGTTTCGTACAATTGTGGGAACGGTGAAGACCGAGCAGGAGGCGCGGGCCAACAACGGTCGTATCCGCTACTACTCGTGGGAGAACACAAACAGGCTGGTCGGTATGTATGAGGGCGTAGTCGGGGTGAAGACCGGGACGGGCAAGGAGTCGGGGCCGTGCCTCGTCTTCGCGGCGAGCTGGGGCGGCCGGACCGTGATCGGCGTGCTGCTCGACGACCGGAACCGGTACCGCGACGCCGAGAAGCTCCTCTCCTGGGCGAAGGCGGGAGCCGGCCCGGCTGGTGGGTAGACCTTCGGCCCCGTGCAGTCTGATCAACTGTGGATGTGCCGACTTCGACGCGCTAGGTGCAGCCACGAGGTCGTCCTGCACGGGATACGGCCGAGGCAGGTACAGGTGTGTGCCGTCGTTCCCGGATGACGGGAACGACGGCGTGCGCACCGGATCGCAGGGGGGATTGTCCGGAGGCGGAACCGAGCGGACCCTCCACTGCGTCCCACCGGACCCGTTTGTCCCGCCTTTGGATGTGAGTGTCATCCGGCTATGTGTGACCACCTTCCCCGATCGATGCCGCCTGTCGCGACACATGCGCCAGAACTCGTGGGCCTCGGCCGACGAGCCGCTGTTGCTGGCAGGGCGGCCGGGGGCCGAGATCTCAATACTCGGTATCTGCATGTTCAACATAGGGCAAAGGTCACTTCTCGCCGTATGCCGACGCGTGTAAGGATTGTTTAAGTCCGTCCATGGTCAACCGTAGCCTTTGTGCCGGCGATCAACGGCCTCGGATGGTCCTGGGAATGCTCCGAGCTGCAGTGACCAGCTCGGCGCGAAGGCCGAAAGCAGCGTCTGAATTCATGGTGACCTCAGAATGATCAACCCGATTCACGTCCGCACATTGAGCGCTGTACTGGCCACGGGCTCCTTCGCCAAGGCGGCTGACCTGCTCGGATACACCGCGTCCGCGGTTTCCCAACAGATCGGTGTACTGGAACGCGCGAGCGGACTCGTACTGTTCGAGCGAGGTGCCCGCAGTGTCCGGCCGACCAGCGCGGCCATCGCGCTCGGACAGCAGAGCACCCGGGTACTCGCCGAACTGGCCGCACTGGAGGACGAGGCACGCGCACTGGCCTCAGGATCTCGTGGACTGCTGAGACTGGGGAGCTTCCCCACAGCCCAGGCGACCCTCGTGCCGTCGGCCCTGGCCCGGTTGGCACAGGGATGTCCCACCGCCGATGTCACCCTGGATGAAGAAGAGTTGCCTGAGCTGGTGCGGCTGGTGGCCTCTGGCGGTTTGGACACGGCACTGGTCTACGCCTACGACAGGGTGCACCAGCAGTGGCCGCCCGGGGTGGTGGTAACGGAACTGCTGCGGGAGTCGTTGTTCGTGCTGCTGCCTCCGGGAGACCCTGCTGCGCAGGTGGAGCAGGTCCGTATGGCAGATCTACGCGGCCGCCGCTGGATCACCTGCCACGAGGACACCGCAGGTGCGCGCTCAACGGCGAACCTGTGCTCCTCGGCGGGGTTCGGCCCGCAGGTGGCCTTCCGAAGCAACGACTACAACGTCATCGGTGCGATGGTGCGGGCAGGACTCGGTGTGGCACTGGTTCCCGAACTCGCGGTCACCGACGAACTGCGTCCTTCCGCCCGTCTCCTGCACGAGCCCTCGTGCGCACGAAGGATCTACACGATCCGGCGCGCTTCGAGCAGCAACCCGTTGGTGTTTCAATTCGAGGACGCCGTCACGCGAGCAACTGGCTCCTACCGGCGCCGTTGGCCCTCGCCCCGGACACCACGCTGAACCCTTCTGGGCCCACCATCACCGATCTGCAAACTGAACAGCCCGCTATCACCGTCGGCCGAGCCCCCGCACTCGCGGAGAGCTCGGCCGACCGCCACGGCGTGGCCAGAGGCACGACGCATTGCTTCAGGCGGATACATCCCGGGACCGTGCCGCAGGTTCCTCTGGCCCGGCGCTCTCAGGCCCGGCGTCCTCAGCGACCGGAACGTCCAGGAGGTCGGCCCAGACGACCTTTCCCGTAGCGGAACGGTCGACTCCCCACTCGTCCGCGAGGGCATCAACCATCAGCAAGCCTCGGCCTTCCTCGGCCC comes from Streptomyces sp. TLI_053 and encodes:
- the adhE gene encoding bifunctional acetaldehyde-CoA/alcohol dehydrogenase gives rise to the protein MTSRPEHEASTSPEGVLPAPAPAVDRLVTAALKALEEYGSFTQEQIDHIVKKASLAALAEHTGLALLAVEETGRGLFEDKAVKNVFACENVTHVMARTRTVGVVRRDEIDGIVEIAEPVGVVAGVTPVTNPTSTTIFKALLALKTRNPIVFAFHPAARHCSAQAARVVRDAAVAAGAPVHCIQWIEEPSMAATEALMRHLGVATILATGGNGMVRAAYSCGKPALGVGAGNVPAYVERTADLRRAVNDIVLSKTFDNGMICASEQAVVLDADIRDAALAEFRKLKAHHADAEQKALLERYLFGADGGTSCAGAKLNAAAVGRTAAEIATAAGFEVPADTSVILADCERVGPAEPLTREKLCPVLAVLTAGSRQEGVELASAMVEFDGLGHSAAVHTEDAAFTEEFGHAVKACRIIWNAPSSQGGIGDIYNAFTPSLTLGCGSYGHNSVAGNVSALNLVNIKKIGRRNTNMQWFKVPPKIYFERGSVKYLADMPNARRIVVVTDHTMVAIGHLERVRAVLERRREPVEVRVVDYVEPNPSIDTVRKGAALMREFQPDTIIALGGGSPMDAAKVMWLMYEHPEVDFADLKEKFFDIRKRAFTFPDLGERAKLVCVPTTSGTGSEVTPFAVITDTATGQKYPLADYALTPSVAIVDPALTTGLPANVTADTGFDALTHCIETYVSVYANDFTDGLALQGIRLIFDHLERAVTAAPDDPEAREKMHNAGTIAGMAFGSAFLGAVHAMAHTLGATFRITHGRTNALLLPHVIRWNGSAPTKVTGWPKYRNYVAPERYQTIARMLGLPAATPDQGVESLAAAVEDLRDRVGIPNSFKSAGVDEKAFLTALPQLAMNAYEDQCAPANPRMPMLADMRRLMRRAYYGNQD
- a CDS encoding D-alanyl-D-alanine carboxypeptidase; the encoded protein is MLETNPRKPVPLRPSFTRSIAATAALLMAVPAATAAGALPRSLVGLIGLKAKGAVLIDAADGRTMWAQDPGTGRQPASATKIMTALVVLDRPVADLEREVTVEQAYADYVNREHASSADLQPGDRLTVRQLLYAMLLPSGCDAAFALADAFGAGITATDRTRSFVRAMNEKARNLGLLETEFSSFDGVAEMGHNITTPRNLAELARNAMKNATFRTIVGTVKTEQEARANNGRIRYYSWENTNRLVGMYEGVVGVKTGTGKESGPCLVFAASWGGRTVIGVLLDDRNRYRDAEKLLSWAKAGAGPAGG
- a CDS encoding LysR family transcriptional regulator — translated: MINPIHVRTLSAVLATGSFAKAADLLGYTASAVSQQIGVLERASGLVLFERGARSVRPTSAAIALGQQSTRVLAELAALEDEARALASGSRGLLRLGSFPTAQATLVPSALARLAQGCPTADVTLDEEELPELVRLVASGGLDTALVYAYDRVHQQWPPGVVVTELLRESLFVLLPPGDPAAQVEQVRMADLRGRRWITCHEDTAGARSTANLCSSAGFGPQVAFRSNDYNVIGAMVRAGLGVALVPELAVTDELRPSARLLHEPSCARRIYTIRRASSSNPLVFQFEDAVTRATGSYRRRWPSPRTPR
- a CDS encoding glycoside hydrolase family 3 N-terminal domain-containing protein; the protein is MIGPVPLVPNAGPSGSGEIATTSPESRRLAGGRIVLSYRGLRPPEAALEMIRHGHAAGVIIFRENVSSVEQLADSVIRLKRAAAEAPDARPLLLMTDQEGGPVRRLPGGPETSARRAESGAGQGIAAAAALGIVGLNVNLAPVLDVFDSPGNFIDRFERSFAQDPVKVAELGRAFVVAQQARGVAATAKHFPGLGSAGPEDNTDERPVTLSVPLERLRQYGEEPYRAAIAAGVRLVMLSWAVYPALDPVRPAGLSRTVVGGELRGRLGFRGVTITDALEARALAQIGGTGARAVAAADAGMDVLLCSGQDPRQAEQAGAALALALETGRLDRRSFDEALSRIQELRTSLN
- a CDS encoding lytic transglycosylase domain-containing protein, producing the protein MQYLSGSGRHMHAPRLPADLVPLVLYAAKTCPDVTPSLLASQLFTESGFNARAVSPAGAKGIAQFTQDTWNEFASKDGRPDPEKDVFNPAHAIPAQARYNCHLAHQTRNVPGDRIKNMLAAYNAGPTAVKQANGVPPIRETVAYVAKVQRYMADFRYLDEAAERPLPVSAGSYPSGISKGCLPVSATVSAARSQATGCVTASAACSAPSAARTAECCPIDHVRSHTKRASAVNVPRWT